A DNA window from Camelina sativa cultivar DH55 chromosome 13, Cs, whole genome shotgun sequence contains the following coding sequences:
- the LOC104735369 gene encoding uncharacterized protein LOC104735369, producing the protein MASASSSSPLVSVTREEFNAFHKSDRALFTRLVVRLRRDISQSLQVMSFLLYLEKSGLRILMHLIVNLVSLPDYFTNSVADEVMMCLSCLSYNTFSSFVASTGMNINSSTIPLITRMSGGYFTLEVIHQNRENILLAMKKHLNSICYPAFEDICVRAEMNNKEILEKEKAIEMMKQLSINRAVRRPESSSQFLSEQQETARTSNVGAIFSEDEQSREDVRTVFLTFSRGYPITEAEVHAYFTRRFGEIIEAIIMPAGEGNEQALYAKMVLHSAAMIPEIASDEVTRTKYIINGKHVWARKYIPRSSMMTINNGAPSNGVSL; encoded by the exons ATGGCTTCCGCATCCTCATCTTCACCCTTAGTGTCCGTGACGCGAGAGGAGTTCAATGCTTTCCACAAGTCTGACAGAGCCCTTTTCACCCGTCTTGTCGTACGTCTAAGGCGAGACATTAGCCAGTCTCTTCAGGTCATGAGCTTTCTCCTCTATCTCGAGAAAAGTGGTCTCCGGATCCTCATGCACCTAATCGTGAATCTTGTCTCTTTACCGGACTATTTCACCAACTCCGTGGCTGACGAAGTCATGATGTGTCTGAGTTGCTTGTCCTACAACACTTTCTCATCGTTTGTCGCCAGCACCGGGATGAACATCAACTCCTCTACCATACCTTTGATCACGCGAATGTCTGGAGGGTACTTTACTCTCGAAGTCATCCACCAGAACCGCGAAAACATTCTCCTTGCGATGAAGAAGCATTTAAACAGCATCTGTTACCCAGCTTTTGAGGATATATGCGTGCGAGCTGAGATGAATAATAAGGAGATTCTAGAGAAGGAAAAGGCGATAGAGATGATGAAGCAGTTGAGTATCAACAGGGCTGTTCGTAGGCCTGAATCAAGCAGCCAGTTCTTAAGTGAACAACAAGAAACAGCAAGAACAAGCAATGTTGGTGCAATATTCTCTGAGGATGAGCAATCTAGGGAAGACGTAAGGACTGTCTTCCTCACATTTTCTAGAGGATACCCAATCACTGAAGCAGAAGTGCATGCCTATTTCACCAG GAGATTTGGGGAGATAATAGAAGCGATAATCATGCCAGCAGGAGAAGGGAATGAGCAGGCGCTGTATGCAAAGATGGTGTTACATTCTGCCGCCATGATACCGGAGATTGCAAGCGATGAGGTAACCAGGACCAAATACATCATTAATGGAAAACATGTTTGGGCTCGAAAATACATCCCTAGATCCTCCATGATGACCATTAATAATGGTGCCCCATCCAATGGAGTGTCTCtctag
- the LOC104737973 gene encoding uncharacterized protein LOC104737973 — translation MASASSSSPLVSVTREEFNAFHKSDRALFTRLVVRLRRDISQSLQVMSFLLYLEKSGLRILMHLIVNLVSLPDYFTNSVADEVMMCLSCLSYNTFSSFVASTGMNINSSTIPLITRMSGGYFTLEVIHQNRENILLAMKKHLNSICYPAFEDICVRAEMNNKEILEKEKAIEMMKQLSINRAVRRPESSSQFLSEQQETARTSNVGAIFSEDEQSREDVRTVFLTFSRGYPITEAEVHAYFTRY, via the coding sequence ATGGCTTCCGCATCCTCATCTTCACCCTTAGTGTCCGTGACGCGAGAGGAGTTCAATGCTTTCCACAAGTCTGACAGAGCCCTTTTCACCCGTCTTGTCGTACGTCTAAGGCGAGACATTAGCCAGTCTCTTCAGGTCATGAGCTTTCTCCTCTATCTCGAGAAAAGTGGTCTCCGGATCCTCATGCACCTAATCGTGAATCTTGTCTCTTTACCGGACTATTTCACCAACTCCGTGGCTGACGAAGTCATGATGTGTCTGAGTTGCTTGTCCTACAACACTTTCTCATCGTTTGTCGCCAGCACCGGGATGAACATCAACTCCTCTACCATACCTTTGATCACGCGAATGTCTGGAGGGTACTTTACTCTCGAAGTCATCCACCAGAACCGCGAAAACATTCTCCTTGCGATGAAGAAGCATTTAAACAGCATCTGTTACCCAGCTTTTGAGGATATATGCGTGCGAGCTGAGATGAATAATAAGGAGATTCTAGAGAAGGAAAAGGCGATAGAGATGATGAAGCAGTTGAGTATCAACAGGGCTGTTCGTAGGCCTGAATCAAGCAGCCAGTTCTTAAGTGAACAACAAGAAACAGCAAGAACAAGCAATGTTGGTGCAATATTCTCTGAGGATGAGCAATCTAGGGAAGACGTAAGGACTGTCTTCCTCACATTTTCTAGAGGATACCCAATCACTGAAGCAGAAGTGCATGCCTATTTCACCAGGTATTGA
- the LOC104735370 gene encoding magnesium-chelatase subunit ChlH, chloroplastic has product MASLVYSPFTLSTSKAEHLSSLSNSTKHSFLRKKNRSAKPAKSFFKVKSAVSGNGLFTQTNQEVRRIVPIKRDNVPTVKIVYVVLEAQYQSSLTEAVQTLNKTSRFASYEVVGYLVEELRDKNTYNSFCEDLKDANIFIGSLIFVEELALKVKDAVEKERDRMDAVLVFPSMPEVMRLNKLGSFSMSQLGQSKSPFFQLFKRKKQGSAGFADSMLKLVRTLPKVLKYLPSDKAQDARLYILSLQFWLGGSPDNLQNFVKMISGSYVPALKGVKIEYSDPVLFLDTGIWHPLAPTMYDDVKEYWNWYDTRRDTNDSLKKKDATVVGLVLQRSHIVTGDDSHYVAVIMELEARGAKVVPIFAGGLDFSGPVEKYFVDPATKLPIINSAVSLTGFALVGGPARQDHPRAIEALKKLDVPYLVAVPLVFQTTEEWLNSTLGLHPIQVALQVALPELDGAMEPIVFAGRDPRTGKSHALHKRVEQLCIRAIRWGELKRKTKTEKKLAITVFSFPPDKGNVGTAAYLNVFASIYSVLKDLKRDGYNVEGLPENAETLIEEIIHDKEAQFSSPNLNVAYKMGVREYQELTPYANALEENWGKPPGNLNSDGENLLVFGKEYGNVFIGVQPTFGYEGDPMRLLFSKSASPHHGFAAYYSYVEKIFKADAVLHFGTHGSLEFMPGKQVGMSDACFPDSLIGNIPNVYYYAANNPSEATIAKRRSYANTISYLTPPAENAGLYKGLKQLSELISSYQSLKDTGRGPQIVSSIISTAKQCNLDKDVDLPDEMAELSTKERDSVVGKVYSKIMEIESRLLPCGLHVIGEPPSAMEAVATLVNIAALDRPEDDISSLPSILAECVGREIEDVYRGSDKGILSDVELLKQITDASRGAVSAFVEKTTNSKGQVVDVSDKLTSLLGFGINEPWVEYLSNTKFYRANRDKLRGVFAFLGECLKLVVMDNELGSLMQALEGKYVEPGPGGDPIRNPKVLPTGKNIHALDPQAIPTTAAMASAKIVVDRLVERQKLENDGKYPETIALVLWGTDNIKTYGESLGQVLWMVGVRPIADTFGRVNRVEPVSLEELGRPRIDVVVNCSGVFRDLFINQMNLLDRAIKMVAELDEPVEQNFVRKHALEQAETLGIDIREAATRVFSNASGSYSSNINLAVENSSWNDEKQLQDMYLSRKSFAFDSDAPGAGMAEKKQVFEMALSTAEVTFQNLDSSEISLTDVSHYFDSDPTNLVQSLRKDKKKPSAYIADTTTANAQVRTLSETVRLDARTKLLNPKWYEGMMSSGYEGVREIEKRLTNTVGWSATSGQVDNWVYEEANTTFIKDEEMLNRLMNTNPNSFRKMLQTFLEANGRGYWDTSEENIEKLKDLYSQVEDKIEGIDR; this is encoded by the exons ATGGCTTCGCTTGTGTATTCTCCATTCACTCTATCCACTTCTAAAGCAGAGCATCTCTCTTCGCTCTCTAACAGTACCAAACATTCTTTCCTCCGCAAGAAAAACAGATCAGCCAAACCCGCCAAGTCCTTCTTCAAGGTGAAATCCGCGGTTTCAGGAAACGGCCTCTTCACACAGACGAACCAGGAGGTCCGCCGTATAGTTCCGATCAAGAGAGACAACGTTCCTACGGTGAAGATCGTCTACGTCGTCCTAGAGGCTCAGTACCAGTCATCTCTCACTGAGGCTGTTCAAACCCTCAACAAGACATCGAGATTCGCATCCTACGAAGTCGTTGGGTACTTGGTTGAGGAGCTTCGAGACAAGAACACTTACAACAGCTTCTGCGAAGACCTTAAAGACGCCAACATCTTCATCGGTTCTCTGATCTTCGTCGAGGAATTGGCCCTTAAGGTTAAAGATGCTGTCGAGAAGGAGAGAGACAGGATGGACGCAGTTCTTGTCTTCCCTTCCATGCCTGAGGTAATGAGACTGAACAAACTCGGATCTTTCAGTATGTCTCAATTAGGTCAGTCAAAGTCTCCTTTTTTCCAACTCTTCAAGAGGAAGAAACAAGGCTCTGCTGGTTTTGCGGATAGTATGTTGAAGCTTGTTAGAACATTGCCTAAGGTTTTGAAGTACTTGCCTAGTGACAAGGCTCAAGATGCTCGTCTATACATCTTGAGTCTACAGTTCTGGCTTGGAGGGTCTCCTGATAATCTTCAGAATTTTGTTAAGATGATCTCTGGATCTTATGTCCCAGCTTTGAAAGGTGTCAAGATCGAGTACTCGGATCCGGTTCTGTTCTTGGACACTGGAATTTGGCATCCACTAGCTCCAACCATGTACGACGATGTGAAGGAATACTGGAACTGGTATGACACTAGAAGGGACACCAACGACTCACTCAAGAAGAAAGATGCAACGGTTGTTGGTTTGGTCTTGCAGAGGAGTCACATTGTGACCGGTGATGATAGTCACTATGTGGCTGTTATCATGGAGCTTGAGGCTAGAGGCGCTAAGGTTGTTCCTATTTTCGCAGGAGGGTTGGATTTCTCTGGCCCCGTTGAGAAATATTTCGTAGATCCGGCGACAAAACTGCCCATCATTAACTCTGCTGTCTCCTTGACCGGCTTTGCCCTAGTTGGTGGACCTGCAAGGCAGGATCATCCGAGGGCTATCGAAGCCCTAAAGAAGCTCGATGTTCCTTACCTTGTGGCTGTACCATTGGTGTTTCAGACGACTGAGGAATGGCTAAACAGCACACTTGGTCTGCATCCCATCCAGGTGGCACTGCAGGTTGCCCTCCCTGAGCTTGATGGAGCCATGGAGCCAATCGTTTTCGCTGGTCGTGACCCTAGAACAG GGAAATCACATGCTCTCCACAAGAGAGTTGAGCAACTCTGCATCAGGGCCATTCGTTGGGGTGAGctcaaaagaaaaactaag ACTGAGAAGAAGCTGGCGATCACTGTTTTCAGTTTCCCACCTGATAAAGGAAATGTAGGGACTGCAGCTTACCTCAACGTCTTTGCTTCCATCTACTCGGTCTTGAAAGACCTCAAGAGAGATGGCTACAATGTTGAGGGCCTTCCTGAGAATGCAGAGACGCTTATCGAAGAAATCATTCATGACAAGGAGGCTCAATTTAGCAGTCCTAATCTCAATGTAGCATACAAAATGGGAGTCCGCGAGTACCAAGAGCTCACTCCTTATGCCAATGCCTTGGAAGAAAACTGGGGGAAACCTCCAGGGAACCTGAACTCAGACGGAGAGAATCTTCTGGTGTTTGGCAAAGAGTACGGTAACGTTTTCATTGGCGTCCAACCGACATTTGGTTATGAAGGTGATCCCATGAGGCTGCTTTTCTCCAAATCAGCCagtcctcatcatggttttgcTGCTTACTACTCTTATGTAGAGAAGATCTTCAAAGCTGATGCAGTTCTACATTTTGGAACCCATGGTTCACTCGAGTTTATGCCCGGGAAGCAAGTGGGAATGAGCGATGCTTGTTTCCCAGACAGTCTTATCGGGAACATCCCCAATGTGTACTACTATGCAGCCAACAATCCCTCTGAAGCTACCATCGCAAAGAGGAGAAGTTACGCCAACACCATCAGTTATTTGACTCCTCCAGCTGAGAATGCTGGTCTATACAAAGGGCTGAAGCAGTTGAGCGAGCTCATATCATCTTACCAGTCTCTGAAGGACACAGGGAGAGGTCCACAGATTGTCAGTTCCATCATCAGCACTGCTAAGCAATGCAATCTTGACAAGGATGTGGATCTTCCAGATGAAATGGCGGAGTTGTCAACTAAAGAGAGAGATTCTGTGGTTGGGAAAGTGTATTCCAAGATTATGGAGATTGAATCAAGGCTTTTGCCTTGCGGGCTTCACGTCATTGGAGAGCCTCCATCTGCCATGGAAGCTGTGGCCACATTGGTCAACATTGCTGCTCTAGATCGCCCGGAAGATGACATTTCATCTCTTCCTTCTATATTAGCTGAGTGTGTTGGGAGGGAGATAGAGGATGTTTACAGAGGAAGTGACAAGGGTATCTTGAGTGATGTAGAGCTTCTCAAGCAGATCACTGATGCCTCGCGTGGTGCAGTTTCCGCCTTTGTGGAAAAAACGACAAACAGCAAAGGACAGGTGGTGGATGTGTCTGACAAGCTAACCTCTCTTCTTGGGTTTGGAATCAATGAGCCATGGGTTGAGTATTTGTCCAACACAAAGTTTTACCGGGCGAATAGAGACAAGCTCAGAGGAGTGTTTGCTTTCCTTGGAGAGTGCTTGAAGTTGGTGGTCATGGACAACGAACTCGGGAGTTTAATGCAAGCTTTGGAAGGGAAGTACGTCGAGCCAGGCCCTGGAGGTGATCCTATTAGAAACCCCAAGGTCTTACCAACCGGTAAAAACATCCATGCCTTAGATCCTCAGGCTATTCCTACAACTGCAGCAATGGCAAGTGCCAAGATTGTGGTAGACAGGTTGGTAGAGAGACAGAAGCTCGAAAACGACGGGAAATATCCCGAGACAATCGCGCTTGTTCTCTGGGGAACTGACAACATTAAGACATATGGGGAGTCTCTCGGGCAGGTTCTCTGGATGGTTGGTGTGAGACCAATTGCTGATACCTTCGGCAGGGTCAACCGTGTCGAGCCTGTGAGCTTAGAAGAGCTAGGAAGGCCTAGGATCGATGTTGTTGTTAACTGCTCTGGTGTCTTCCGCGATCTCTTTATCAACCAG ATGAACCTTCTTGACCGTGCTATCAAGATGGTGGCTGAGCTAGATGAGCCAGTAGAACAAAACTTTGTGAGGAAGCACGCGTTGGAACAAGCAGAGACGCTTGGCATTGATATTAGAGAGGCAGCTACACGAGTTTTCTCAAACGCTTCAGGGTCTTACTCATCCAACATCAATCTTGCTGTTGAGAACTCTTCATGGAACGATGAGAAACAGCTTCAGGACATGTATCTGAGCCGTAAATCGTTTGCGTTTGATAGTGATGCTCCTGGAGCAGGAATGGCTGAGAAGAAACAGGTCTTTGAGATGGCTCTTAGTACCGCAGAAGTCACGTTCCAGAACCTGGATTCTTCCGAGATTTCCTTGACTGATGTGAGCCACTACTTCGACTCTGACCCAACAAACCTGGTTCAGAGTTTGCGGAAGGATAAGAAGAAACCAAGCGCCTACATTGCTGACACTACAACTGCAAACGCACAG GTGAGGACACTGTCTGAGACAGTGAGGCTGGACGCAAGAACAAAGCTGCTGAATCCAAAGTGGTACGAAGGAATGATGTCAAGTGGATACGAAGGAGTTCGGGAGATAGAGAAGAGACTGACCAACACCGTGGGATGGAGTGCAACGTCCGGTCAAGTAGACAACTGGGTCTACGAGGAGGCCAACACAACTTTCATCAAAGACGAGGAGATGCTTAACCGTCTCATGAACACTAATCCCAATTCCTTTAGGAAAATGCTTCAGACTTTCTTGGAGGCCAATGGTCGTGGCTACTGGGATACTTCGGAAGAAAACATTGAGAAGCTCAAGGACTTGTACTCGCAGGTGGAAGACAAGATTGAAGGGATCGATAGATAA
- the LOC104735371 gene encoding phospholipid:diacylglycerol acyltransferase 1, with translation MPLIHRKKPQTPPSEEVVAPDEDSQKKPPHESSSSSKTHKKSNGGGKWSCVDSCCWFIGCVCVTWWFLLFLYNAMPASFPQYVTERITGPLPDPPGVKLKKEGLKAQHPVVFIPGIVTGGLELWEGKQCADGLFRKRLWGGTFGEVYKRPLCWVEHMSLDNETGLDPDGIRVRAVSGLVAADYFAPGYFVWAVLIANLAHIGYEEKNMYMAAYDWRLSFQNTEVRDQTLSRMKSNIELMVSTNGGKKAVIVPHSMGVLYFLHFMKWVEEPAPMGGGGGPDWCAKYIKAVMNIGGPFLGVPKAVSGLFSAEAKDVAVARAIAPGFLDTDIFRLQTLQHIMRMTRTWDSTMSMLPKGGDTIWGGLDWSPEKGHTCCGKKQKRNETCGEAGENGVSKIKPANYGRMISFGKEIAEAAPSEINNIDFRGAVKGQSFPNHTCRDVWTEYHDMGIAGIKAIAEYKVYTADAVIDLLHYVAPKMMARGSAHFSYGIADDLDDPKYKDPKYWSNPLETKLPNAPEMEIYSLYGVGIPTERAYVYKLNQSPDSCIPFQIFTSAHEEDEDSCLKAGVYNVDGDETVPVLSAGYMCAKAWRGKTRFNPSGIKTYVREYNHSPPANLLEGRGTQSGAHVDIMGNFALIEDIMRVAAGGNGSEIGHDQVYSGIYEWSDRIDLKL, from the exons ATGCCTCTTATTCATCGGAAAAAGCCGCAGACGCCGCCATCTGAAGAGGTGGTGGCACCCGATGAGGATTCCCAGAAGAAACCACctcatgaatcttcttcttcttcgaaaacCCATAAGAAATCTAACGGAGGAGGGAAGTGGTCGTGTGTCGATTCATGTTGTTGGTTCATTGGCTGTGTGTGTGTCACATGGTggtttctcctctttctttacAACGCAATGCCCGCGAGCTTTCCTCAGTATGTAACGGAGCGAATCACGGGTCCTTTACCCGACCCGCCTGGTGTGAAGCTTAAGAAAGAAGGTCTTAAGGCTCAGCATCCCGTTGTGTTCATCCCTGGGATTGTTACTGGAGGGCTTGAGCTTTGGGAAGGCAAACAGTGCGCTGATGGGTTGTTTAGAAAACGTTTGTGGGGAGGTACTTTTGGTGAAGTATACAAAAG GCCTCTATGTTGGGTGGAACACATGTCACTTGACAATGAAACTGGGTTGGATCCTGATGGTATTAGAGTGAGAGCTGTATCAGGACTCGTTGCTGCTGACTACTTTGCTCCTGGCTACTTTGTCTGGGCTGTGCTGATTGCTAACCTTGCACATATTggatatgaagaaaaaaacatgtatatggCTGCATATGACTGGAGGCTTTCGTTTCAGAACACTGAG GTGCGTGACCAGACTCTCAGCCGTATGAAAAGTAATATAGAGTTGATGGTTTCTACCAACGGTGGGAAAAAAGCAGTAATTGTTCCGCATTCCATGGGGGTCCtgtattttctacattttatgAAATGGGTTGAGGAGCCAGCTCCAATGGGTGGTGGGGGTGGGCCAGATTGGTGTGCGAAATATATAAAGGCTGTAATGAATATTGGTGGACCGTTTCTTGGTGTTCCAAAAGCTGTTTCTGGGCTTTTCTCTGCTGAAGCAAAGGATGTCGCAGTTGCCAG AGCGATTGCTCCAGGGTTCTTAGACACCGATATTTTTAGACTCCAGACCTTGCAGCATATAATGAGAATGACACGCACATGGGACTCAACAATGTCTATGTTACCGAAGGGAGGTGACACAATATGGGGCGGTCTTGATTGGTCGCCGGAGAAAGGCCACACCTGCTGCGggaaaaagcaaaagagaaacgAGACTTGTGGTGAAGCAGGTGAAAATGGAGTTTCGAAGATAAAGCCTGCGAACTATGGAAGGATGATATCTTTTGGGAAAGAAATAGCAGAGGCTGCACCATCTGAGATTAATAATATTGATTTTCGA GGTGCGGTCAAAGGTCAGAGTTTCCCAAATCACACCTGTCGTGACGTGTGGACAGAGTACCATGATATGGGAATTGCAGGGATCAAAGCTATTGCTGAGTATAAGGTCTATACTGCTGATGCGGTTATAGATCTACTACATTATGTTGCTCCTAAGATGATGGCGCGTGGTTCCGCTCATTTCTCTTATGGAATTGCTGATGATTTGGATGACCCCAAGTATAAAGATCCCAAATATTGGTCAAATCCGTTGGAGACAAA ATTACCCAATGCTCCTGAAATGGAAATCTACTCATTGTACGGAGTTGGGATACCGACAGAACGAGCATACGTATACAAGCTTAACCAGTCTCCTGACAGTTGCATCCCTTTTCAGATCTTCACTTCTGCTCACGAGGAGGACGAAGATAGCTGTCTGAAAGCAGGGGTGTACAATGTGGATGGGGATGAAACAGTACCGGTCCTAAGTGCCGGGTACATGTGTGCCAAAGCATGGCGTGGCAAGACAAGATTCAACCCTTCAGGAATCAAGACTTACGTTAGAGAATACAATCACTCTCCGCCGGCGAACCTGCTGGAAGGGCGGGGGACACAGAGTGGAGCTCATGTCGATATAATGGGAAACTTTGCGTTGATAGAGGATATCATGAGGGTTGCCGCAGGAGGTAACGGGTCTGAAATAGGACATGACCAGGTCTACTCTGGCATATATGAATGGTCCGACCGAATAGACCTGAAGCTGTGA
- the LOC104735372 gene encoding uncharacterized protein LOC104735372: protein MELSLSTSSASPAVLRRQASPLLHKQQVLGVSFASALKPGGRALRFPSRRPLPRPITCSASTAEPASEVKKKQLDRRNDVRNIAIVAHVDHGKTTLVDSMLRQAKVFRDNQVMQERIMDSNDLERERGITILSKNTSITYKNTKVNIIDTPGHSDFGGEVERVLNMVDGVLLVVDSVEGPMPQTRFVLKKALEFGHAVVVVVNKIDRPSARPEFVVNSTFELFIELNATDEQCDFQAIYASGIKGKAGLSPDDLAEDLGPLFEAIIRCVPGPNIEKDGALQMLATNIEYDEHKGRIAIGRLHAGVLRKGMDVRVCTSEDSCRFARVSELFVYEKFYRVPTDSVAAGDICAVCGIDNIQIGETIADKVHGKPLPTIKVEEPTVKMSFSVNTSPFSGREGKYVTSRNLRDRLNRELERNLAMKVEDGETADTFIVSGRGTLHITILIENMRREGYEFMVGPPKVINKKVNDKVLEPYEIATVEVPEAHMGPVVELLGKRRGQMFDMQGVGSEGTTFLRYKIPTRGLLGLRNAILTASRGTAILNTVFDSYGPWAGDISTRDLGSLVAFEDGTSTSYALASAQERGQMFVSSGVDVYKGQIVGIHQRPGDLGLNICKKKAATNIRSNKDVTVVLDTPLTYSLDDCIEYIEEDELVEVTPQSIRMCKNPKMAKKGRQ from the exons ATGGAGCTCAGCTTGAGCACTTCCTCCGCTTCTCCAGCGGTTTTGAGGAGACAGGCTTCTCCTCTGCTTCACAAGCAACAAGTGCTCGGCGTTAGCTTCGCTTCCGCGCTTAAACCTGGGGGACGAGCTCTCCGATTCCCTTCCCGCCGTCCGCTTCCTCGTCCCATCACTTGCTCCGCCTCAACCGCCGAACCAGCCTCcg aggtgaagaagaagcagttggaTAGGAGGAATGACGTGAGGAATATAGCAATCGTAGCTCATGTTGATCACGGCAAAACTACTTTGGTTGATTCTATGCTTAGGCAAGCTAAG GTTTTCCGAGATAACCAAGTCATGCAAGAGAGGATCATGGACTCAAATGACCTTGAGCGTGAAAGAGGAATCACTATTCTTAGCAAAAATACCTCCATCACTTACAAAAATACTAAAGTAAATATTATAGATACTCCTGGCCATTCTGACTTTGGGGGTGAAGTGGAGCGTGTTTTGAACATGGTTGATGGAGTGCTTCTTGTG GTTGACTCTGTTGAGGGACCTATGCCCCAGACAAGGTTTGTTTTAAAGAAGGCTCTTGAGTTTGGGCATGCTGTTGTCGTGGTCGTTAACAAGATTGACAGGCCCTCTGCTCGTCCTGAATTTGTTGTCAATTCCACATTTGAACTCTTTATTGAACTCAATGCTACAGATGAACAG TGTGATTTCCAAGCGATTTATGCTAGTGGGATTAAAGGAAAGGCGGGACTTTCTCCAGATGACCTTGCAGAAGACCTGGGACCCCTGTTCGAAGCTATAATCAGATGTGTACCTGGGCCAAATATTGAAAAAGATGGTGCACTGCAGATGCTT gCCACAAATATTGAGTATGATGAGCATAAAGGACGCATTGCTATTGGGCGACTACACGCGGGGGTACTCCGCAAAGGAATGGATGTCAGG GTGTGCACTTCTGAAGATTCCTGTAGATTTGCAAGAGTTAGTGAGCTTTTTGTATATGAGAAATTCTACAGAGTACCTACTGATTCAGTGGCAGCTGGAGATATTTGCGCTGTATGTGGCATTGACAACATTCAG ATTGGGGAGACTATTGCTGATAAAGTACATGGGAAGCCTCTACCTACAATCAAAGTAGAAGAGCCAACTGTGAAAATGTCCTTCTCTGTAAACACCTCTCCATTTTCTGGTCGTGAG GGGAAGTATGTAACGAGCAGGAACTTACGAGATCGTTTAAACCGTGAACTTGAAAGAAATCTTGCTATGAAAGTGGAAGATGGTGAGACAGCAGACACATTCATTGTAAGTGGGCGCGGTACACTACACATTACCATCCTGATAGAAAACAT GCGAAGAGAGGGATATGAATTTATGGTAGGGCCCCCGAAAGTTATCAACAAAAAGGTTAATGATAAAGTGCTGGAGCCGTATGAG ATAGCAACTGTTGAAGTACCAGAGGCTCACATGGGGCCTGTTGTTGAACTTCTTGGCAAAAGGCGTGGACAGATGTTTGATATGCAGGGTGTAGG ATCCGAAGGAACAACCTTTCTGCGGTACAAAATCCCAACACGTGGACTTCTTGGATTGAGGAACGCAATCTTAACAGCTTCTCGAGGGACAGCTATCCTTAACACTGTATTTGACAGTTATGGACCTTGGGCTGGTGATATTAGCACCCGTGATCTGGGTTCACTG GTTGCCTTTGAAGATGGAACATCAACATCATATGCTCTGGCGAGTGCGCAAGAGAGAGGGCAAATGTTTGTAAGTTCAGGAGTGGATGTATACAAGGGTCAGATAGTTGGTATCCACCAGAGACCTGGTGACTTGGGCCTTAATATCTGCAAGAAGAAGGCAGCAACAAACATACGGTCCAACAAAGATGTAACAg TGGTACTTGACACTCCCTTAACTTATAGTCTGGACGACTGCATCGAATACATTGAAGAGGATGAACTGGTGGAGGTAACACCTCAGAGTATTAGGATGTGCAAGAATCCTAAAATGGCAAAGAAAGGCAGGCAGTAA